The following are from one region of the Indicator indicator isolate 239-I01 chromosome 14, UM_Iind_1.1, whole genome shotgun sequence genome:
- the IKBIP gene encoding inhibitor of nuclear factor kappa-B kinase-interacting protein isoform X1, giving the protein MSEIKQRKKGVSSPKTNEGSQKVEKHNNFGKMASPRTSNNRNMFWMDSRTSLSVISLVLCLVLTWFLFQQSNQFADMEKKYNFLQQEAEKFLDVENRVNLISKKLESSESILQEAASSISVMTEFEQEISSLHNIINDIQNNEKTLSLKMQSINEKFQNVTSSWRRSLDELNTNTSSLKSEAKSIHTEVTSQINEVDQRIKSLSERVRDLEDSTARNIKTLKRQEDDEFSRVEQKLDSQAKAVEKLEEEQNSLVAKNTDLNQKLVNYEPKIEECKTYLPTIENAVHSILRLSSEMLSMEKKIEDLTTQLYAVENDMLKSLSDTAEMQKLLDSIQENNSVLKVQNEIVALEVVHDTEVSSEAKEITPESCNSENEQDEDK; this is encoded by the exons atgTCTGAAAttaagcagaggaagaaaggtgTTTCTTCACCCAAGACCAATGAAGGTTCACAGAAGGTTGAGAAGCATAATAATTTTGGGAAGATGGCAAGTCCCAGGACCAGCAATAATCGGAACATGTTTTGGATGGACTCAAGGACAAGCCTGAGTGTAATTTCCCTTGTTCTTTGCCTGGTGCTGACCTG GTTCCTATTTCAGCAGTCAAATCAATTTGCTGATATGGAAAAAAAGTACAATTTCTTACAGCAAGAAGCTGAAAAATTCCTGGATGTGGAAAACAGAGTTAACTTAATTTCTAAAAAG CTTGAGTCTTCAGAAAGTATCCTACAAGAAGCTGCCTCATCCATCTCTGTGATGACTGAATTTGAGCAGGAAATCTCTTCTCTTCATAACATCATAAATGATATACAGAACAATGAAAAAACTCTCTCTCTAAAGATGCAGAGCATTAATGAGAAGTTCCAAAACGTTACCAGTTCCTGGAGAAGAAGTTTGGATGAATTGAACACAAACACTAGCAGTTTAAAGTCTGAAGCAAAGTCCATACATACAGAAGTTACTTCCCAAATTAATGAAGTTGACCAAAGAATTAAATCCCTTTCAGAAAGAGTAAGAGATTTGGAAGACAGTACAGCCAGAAATattaaaacactgaaaaggCAAGAAGATGATGAATTCTCTAGAGTTGAACAAAAGCTGGACTCACAAGCAAAGGCAGTTGAAAAGCTAGAAGAAGAACAGAACAGTCTGGTAGCTAAGAACACAGACCTGAATCAGAAACTTGTGAACTATGAACCTAAAATTGAGGAGTGCAAGACCTATTTGCCAACAATTGAAAATGCTGTTCACTCTATTCTTAGGTTATCAAGCGAAATGCTAagtatggagaaaaaaatagaggaCTTGACAACACAGCTATATGCTGTAGAAAATGACATGTTGAAAAGTCTTTCTGATACAGCAGAGATGCAAAAGCTTCTTGACAGCATACAGGAAAATAACAGTGTGCTGAAAGTGCAAAATGAAATAGTGGCTTTAGAAGTAGTGCATGACACAGAAGTATcttcagaagcaaaagaaatcaCTCCAGAAAGCTGTAACTCAGAAAATGAGCAGGATGAGGATAAGTGA